A region of Tachyglossus aculeatus isolate mTacAcu1 chromosome X4, mTacAcu1.pri, whole genome shotgun sequence DNA encodes the following proteins:
- the TRIM41 gene encoding E3 ubiquitin-protein ligase TRIM41 → MAGPVSVPNPVQTLQEEAVCAICLDYFTDPVSIGCGHNFCRACVTQLWGKEEDEEEALEEEEGGEEEEEEGAAEAEATGDEDPSDWDTPMREEEYEGDMEDEEEDEADDEDFWNASFNGDTWDDVDYLWDDDAEENFDYFLEEEEEEEEALEEEEEEPEGRPPSPATFQPRRPFTCPQCRKTFPRRSFRPNLQLANMVQIIKQMHPNPRQGSRPGSGPDQGFCPKHQEALKLFCEVDKEAICVVCRESRSHKQHSVVPLEEVVQELKVKLQGQLEPLKKQLDAVQKLKAKEEKKITELKSQMKLELQAVASKFSRLARFLAEEQAGLEQWLCGRHEAQLDRAGAAMKRLGERASQLNCLIAEVQECSQQGTLRLLKDIKETFDRCEEVQLQPLDISSSILCHPHNQDFMMDVIVRKMSRTFCQAGRVDLCLDPDTAHPALSLSPDCRLVRLGERCPALAGRRKRHPADLSVLGAHGFRSGRHYWEVEVSGRRGWAVGVAQEGAGPGQGGGAPRDAGACAVPAAAGACALPAAAAAAARPRHRHHHHRRRPPAPTAVALHPDIWILSSNGKRYQALSSREQVLLSPGEKLRRLGLYLDYEAGYLIFYNADTLAHVYTFCNDFLGDRVFPYFRVLSKGARIKLCS, encoded by the exons ATGGCTGGGCCCGTCTCCGTACCCAACCCCGTCCAGACGCTTCAGGAGGAAGCCGTCTGTGCCATTTGCTTGGACTACTTCACGGACCCCGTGTCCATCGGTTGTGGGCACAACTTCTGCCGGGCTTGTGTGACCcagctgtggggcaaggaggaggatgaggaggaggccctggaggaagaggaaggtggggaggaggaggaagaggagggggcggcTGAGGCCGAGGCCACCGGCGACGAAGACCCCAGTGACTGGGATACCCCCATGAGGGAAGAGGAGTATGAGGGGGACatggaagatgaagaggaggatgaggcggATGATGAGGACTTCTGGAACGCTAGCTTCAATGGAGATACGTGGGACGACGTGGACTACCTGTGGGACGACGATGCCGAGGAGAACTTTGACTACtttttggaggaggaagaggaagaggaagaggccctggaggaggaggaggaagagcccgaGGGCAGGCCTCCCTCTCCTGCCACCTTCCAGCCCCGCCGTCCCTTCACCTGCCCCCAGTGCCGGAAGACCTTCCCCCGCCGCAGCTTCCGGCCCAACCTGCAGCTGGCCAACATGGTGCAGATCATCAAGCAGATGCACCCCAACCCCCGGCAGGGGAGCCGGCCCGGGAGCGGCCCGGATCAGGGCTTCTGCCCCAAGCACCAGGAAGCCCTGAAGCTCTTCTGCGAGGTGGACAAGGAGGCCATATGCGTGGTCTGCCGCGAGTCCCGCAGCCACAAGCAGCACAGTGTGgtgcccctggaggaggtggtgcaGGAACTCAAG GTCAAGCTCCAGGGCCAACTGGAGCCCTTGAAGAAGCAGCTGGATGCTGTACAGAAACTGAAGgccaaggaggagaagaagatcaCAGAGCTCAAG AGCCAAATGAAGTTGGAGCTGCAGGCAGTGGCGTCCAAGTTCAGCCGGCTGGCGCGGTTCCTGGCGGAGGAGCAGGCGGGACTGGAGCAGTGGCTGTGTGGTCGACACGAGGCCCAGCTGGACCGGGCCGGTGCCGCCATGAAGCGGCTCGGGGAGCGGGCCTCCCAACTGAACTGTCTGATTGCCGAAGTCCAGGAGTGCAGCCAGCAGGGTACCCTGAGGCTGCTCAAG gATATCAAGGAGACCTTCGACAG GTGTGAGGAGGTCCAGCTCCAGCCCCTGGATATCTCGTCCTCGATCTTGTGCCACCCCCACAACCAGGACTTCATGATGGATGTCATTGTGAGGAAGATGAGCCGGACCTTCTGTCAGGCTGGCCGAG TGGACCTGTGCCTGGACCCGGACACGGCCCACCCGGCCCTGAGCCTGTCCCCGGACTGTCGCTTGGTGCGCCTGGGCGAGCGctgcccggccctggccggccgccGCAAGCGCCACCCGGCCGACCTGTCGGTGCTGGGCGCGCACGGCTTCCGCTCGGGCCGCCACTACTGGGAGGTGGAAGTGAGCGGGCGGCGCGGCTGGGCCGTGGGCGTGGcccaggagggggcggggcccgggcaggggggcggggccccgAGGGACGCCGGCGCCTGCGCGGTGCCCGCCGCTGCCGGCGCCTGCGCACtgcctgccgccgccgccgccgccgcccgcccgcgGCACCGCCACCACCATCACCggcgccggcccccggcccccaccgccGTCGCCCTCCATCCCGATATCTGGATCCTGAGCAGCAACGGCAAGCGCTACCAGGCGCTCAGCTCCAGGGAGCAGGTCCTGCTCAGCCCCGGCGAGAAATTGCGCCGCCTCGGGCTCTACCTCGACTACGAAGCGGGCTACTTGATCTTCTACAACGCCGACACCCTGGCCCACGTGTACACCTTCTGCAATGACTTCCTCGGGGATCGGGTCTTCCCCTACTTCCGGGTCCTCTCCAAGGGGGCCCGCATCAAGCTCTGTTCCTGA